From Quercus lobata isolate SW786 chromosome 1, ValleyOak3.0 Primary Assembly, whole genome shotgun sequence, one genomic window encodes:
- the LOC115988861 gene encoding uncharacterized protein LOC115988861 isoform X4, translated as MESDLSLLEISGEDDSLLLELPNDDASKLNSNNYFLCSPLQIHGSKPPRPLRSAIAKGKVGNVDTEKPSPSLQTDGISKENINAKKVEMPKLNMEPQQMKRKKKGGGYNLRKSLAWDRAFFTEEGVLNPSELSMICGSFSKVDGGMLPIIPEEGRESLSGASDGTHNAADLQSLEVDLFKELPTSVKKDGKSGSRLLPKHGSPARDNVAPASAAKRKVLATNDVNRSGSKRGGYPRPVAASSLKRPANVHTTTAETKASKVSKIPVSKLDSSVFSRTTKGATSGANDSRRNQIAQTVNVQRKTRPKASSDSTKIVQNNPKSGPATKSLTAGTSVRQARRKVVISSSEKHSSTNLQHPPVTEANNSSEIIPDTLLPSTSHTPDSHDGGSNKVAVTLPQNACITGGQIQHAQLQKAKPSGLRLPSPSLGFFGQPKASLHSPLQRTSRPYNLPVSNTSNLRKPGATNHIHDLRPPLHPGKIPNVTTIGNTKVLGSSLGCSVPSTVNPASHNMQDEKMKSVSQMNNRQVEVKVPYDNKCYEAIKNQNQLDSILDDVNQQVLESAEPLKTEVIAHREESELQRAYCGQLEKSDDNNNVADVCLRNRDLSGTELENPPSISSLSCVVQDNGVSETKDLIDHQSVEDKPYSLATKNDGAFPGFHSGDVSGSSTTNISKANDDWLSSAHDVREQSELMKPSACEDGKISSESQRLWAKNGSFLKDNGASKEFLKFNCLADVSPKIQGCSEIALRSSHGQSCFVYMEQAKDDAGKDDKMSSNSLVGDAQAQSLEGDTLDATVKSSPSTSTVDSQYFMVVDDVNERIGEQLELCQTVESAILEANGACECKSNSSNTHCLVSSAMQDCSCGVAKTMACQHVEGAPSGSVNNKPVVENYDSSIDTQFRHNVELHGEFRPSEMEMEMDMRGEDHMTGTGCPKSGDFSWNELENPHPECRLSPTVQVNDGSGKDDVIQQEGVEEKKCNLLIKIPSATSESQPGDDIGGSHCDTSIVPIDLLSDTHVVNEHSVEQTKLSMLCPVEADYEENHSLETYHSLLSAKSESSEGSLRFNSRTAADNSKVKSSGGSGYMTGTGCPKSGDFSGNELENPHPACHLSPSVQVSGGFGIDDVTQQEDVEEKKCNLLIKIPSATSESQPGDDIGGCHCDTSIVPIDLLRDMHVVNERSLEQTKLSMPCSVEADYEKNQSPETYHSLLFAKSQSSEGSVRFNSRTDADSLEAKGSGRSGLESPHVDQRSKEVDGFNDMYKESNLVQSSNGKILVGSFNSNVNISAASNQYLMVVDDLNDQSGHPELQNSILIVEQVLLDNNHGLCLNDDFLLANTTSEELKKESAMAGCDVYGSKSESSMLFSEATPALQEDGVDADQRAEHLHMEDAVTGSVNIVPLAENLEYCTDSKFRHDNGLSDQASLKFDSSAKMSTDQISGAVRTYNSKGFCSLSEESGLSILTDQSSESHNVLKSGSLSGEAETEISQICEMQQESDGVVHATDDKDTTMQLSDGRRNPEGDNLENDKKQDALVIKPPPHAAPFSDEWLAAFESAGEEILTMKSGAVQHSPPDKSQPEPGPWSPVRRKNNQEIGPFDCTKYTNIPPSSSQ; from the exons AGAAG GTGTTTTGAATCCGTCAGAGCTATCTATGATTTGTGGAAGTTTTAGTAAGGTTGATGGGGGGATGTTGCCAATTATCCCCGAAGAAGGGAGAGAATCGTTGTCTGGTGCATCGGATGGCACCCATAATGCAGCAGATTTGCAATCACTGGAAGTAGATTTATTCAAGGAATTGCCAACTTCTGTGAAGAAAGACGGAAAGAGTGGTTCTCGCTTATTGCCGAAGCATGGTTCACCAGCTAGAGATAATGTGGCCCCAGCTTCTGCG GCCAAGAGAAAGGTTCTTGCAACCAACGATGTAAATAGAAGTGGGTCTAAACGTGGTGGATACCCACGACCAGTGGCTGCATCTTC TCTGAAAAGGCCTGCAAATGTGCACACAACTACAGCCGAAACTAAGGCATCAAAGGTTTCTAAAATACCTGTTTCAAAGCTAGATTCCTCTGTGTTTTCTAGGACTACAAAGGGTGCTACCTCAGGTGCAAATGACTCAAGGCGCAACCAGATTGCTCAAACAG TTAATGTACAGAGGAAGACTAGACCAAAGGCCTCATCAGACAGTACCAAAATTGTACAAAATAATCCAAAATCTGGTCCTGCTACCAAATCTTTAACAGCTGGTACCTCTGTTAGACAAGCTAGACGAAAAGTG GTCATTTCATCATCAGAAAAACATTCATCAACCAATTTGCAGCATCCGCCTGTTACTGAGGCAAATAACAGCTCAGAGATCATACCAGATACATTGCTTCCCTCTACTAGTCATACACCAGACAGCCATGATGGCGGAAGCAACAAAGTTGCAGTTACTCTTCCTCAAAATGCTTGCATAACTGGTGGACAGATACAACATGCACAACTCCAAAAAGCAAAACCATCAGGTTTGCGGTTGCCATCACCATCGCTGGGATTTTTTGGTCAG CCAAAGGCTTCTTTGCATAGCCCATTACAAAGAACTTCTAGACCATACAATCTGCCGGTGTCTAATACTTCTAATTTGAGAAAACCTGGTGCTACAAACCACATTCATGATCTGAGGCCCCCACTTCACCCAGGAAAAATTCCCAATGTGACAACAATTGGAAATACGAAGGTCTTAGGCTCGAGTTTGGGATGCTCAGTTCCATCTACCGTTAACCCTGCTTCACATAATATGCAAGATGAAAAGATGAAATCTGTCTCGCAGATGAATAATAGGCAGGTGGAAGTGAAGGTGCCATATGACAATAAGTGCTATGAAGCAATAAAGAATCAGAATCAGCTTGATAGCATTCTTGATGATGTTAACCAACAAGTTCTAGAAAGTGCAGAACCATTAAAAACTGAAGTGATTGCTCATAGAGAGGAGTCAGAACTACAGAGGGCATACTGTGGACAGTTGGAGAAGTCTGATGACAACAACAATGTCGCAGATGTTTGCCTGAGAAATAGAGATTTGAGTGGGACTGAATTGGAAAATCCTCCTTCAATTTCTTCTCTTAGTTGTGTGGTGCAAGATAATGGTGTTTCTGAGACCAAGGACTTGATTGATCACCAAAGTGTAGAAGACAAACCATATAGTTTGGCAACTAAGAATGATGGTGCCTTTCCAGGGTTTCACTCTGGAGATGTCAGTGGTAGTAGTAcaacaaatatttcaaaagcAAACGATGACTGGTTAAGCAGTGCGCATGATGTCAGGGAACAATCTGAGCTGATGAAGCCTTCCGCCTGTGAAGATGGTAAAATTTCTAGTGAGAGCCAGAGGCTATGGGCAAAAAACGGTAGTTTCCTCAAGGATAATGGAGCTTCTAAAGAGTTTCTGAAATTCAATTGTTTGGCAGATGTCAGCCCAAAAATCCAAGGTTGTAGTGAGATTGCATTGCGAAGCTCTCATGGCCAATCTTGCTTTGTGTACATGGAGCAGGCAAAAGATGATGCTGGTAAAGATGATAAAATGAGTAGTAATTCACTTGTGGGAGATGCACAAGCACAGTCATTAGAGGGTGATACGTTAGATGCTACAGTAAAAAGTAGCCCGAGCACTTCAACAGTGGATAGTCAATATTTCATGGTCGTTGATGATGTAAATGAAAGAATTGGAGAACAACTGGAGCTCTGTCAGACTGTTGAGTCTGCTATACTGGAAGCAAATGGTGCTTGTGAATGTAAATCaaatagttcaaatactcaTTGTCTGGTATCATCTGCAATGCAAGACTGTAGCTGTGGGGTGGCTAAGACCATGGCGTGCCAACATGTCGAGGGTGCTCCATCAGGCTCTGTAAACAACAAGCCAGTGGTTGAAAATTACGACTCTTCTATTGATACACAGTTTAGACATAATGTGGAACTCCACGGTGAATTTAGGCCATCggaaatggaaatggaaatggACATGAGGGGTGAAGATCATATGACTG GTACTGGTTGTCCAAAAAGTGGAGATTTTAGTTGGAATGAATTGGAAAACCCTCATCCAGAATGCCGTCTAAGCCCTACAGTGCAAGTTAATGATGGTTCTGGGAAAGATGATGTGATTCAGCAAGAAGGTGTGGAAGAGAAAAAATgcaatttgttaataaaaattcCCAGTGCCACCTCTGAGTCGCAGCCTGGCGATGACATTGGTGGTAGCCATTGCGATACTTCAATAGTGCCCATTGATCTGCTGAGTGATACGCACGTTGTCAATGAACACTCTGTGGAACAAACAAAACTGAGTATGCTTTGCCCTGTTGAAGCTGATTATGAGGAGAATCATAGTCTGGAAACATATCATAGCCTTTTGTCTGCAAAGAGTGAGTCTTCTGAAGGGTCCCTGAGATTCAATAGCAGGACTGCTGCTGATAATTCAAAAGTCAAAAGTTCTGGTGGAAGTGGATATATGACCGGTACTGGGTGTCCAAAAAGTGGAGATTTTAGTGGGAATGAATTGGAAAACCCTCATCCAGCATGCCATCTAAGCCCTTCAGTGCAAGTTAGTGGTGGTTTTGGAATAGATGATGTGACTCAGCAAGAAGATGTGGAAGAGAAAAAATgcaatttgttaataaaaattcCCAGTGCCACCTCTGAGTCACAGCCTGGCGATGACATTGGTGGTTGCCATTGCGATACTTCAATAGTACCCATTGATCTGTTGAGAGATATGCACGTGGTCAATGAACGCTCTTTGGAACAAACAAAACTGAGTATGCCTTGCTCTGTTGAAGCTGATTATGAGAAGAATCAGAGTCCAGAAACATATCATAGCCTTTTGTTTGCAAAGAGTCAGTCTTCTGAAGGGTCCGTGAGATTCAATAGCAGGACTGATGCTGATAGTTTAGAAGCCAAAGGCTCTGGTAGAAGTGGATTGGAAAGTCCTCATGTTGATCAACGAAGTAAAGAAGTTGATGGATTTAATGACATGTATAAGGAATCAAATTTGGTGCAATCCTCAAATGGTAAAATATTAGTTGGAAGTTTCAACAGTAATGTGAATATTTCGGCTGCGAGTAATCAGTATCTAATGGTGGTTGATGATTTAAATGACCAATCTGGACATCCTGAGCTTCAAAATTCTATCCTCATAGTAGAGCAAGTTTTGCTAGATAATAACCATGGGTTGTGTTTAAATGATGACTTCTTGCTTGCAAACACCACTTCCGAGGAACTTAAGAAGGAAAGTGCTATGGCAGGATGTGATGTTTATGGAAGTAAATCAGAAAGTTCCATGCTGTTTTCTGAGGCAACCCCTGCTTTGCAAGAGGATGGTGTTGATGCAGATCAAAGGGCTGAGCACTTGCACATGGAGGACGCAGTGACGGGTTCTGTTAACATTGTGCCATTGGCTGAAAATCTTGAATATTGTACTGATTCAAAGTTCAGGCATGACAATGGTCTCAGTGATCAAGCATCTCTGAAATTTGATTCTTCTGCAAAAATGAGCACAGATCAAATTTCAGGGGCAGTGAGGACTTATAATTCTAAGGGCTTTTGTTCCTTGAGTGAAGAATCAGGATTATCTATCTTAACTGATCAGTCATCAGAAAGTCACAATGTTTTGAAGAGTGGAAGTTTGTCAGGGGAAGCTGAAACTGAAATCTCTCAGATCTGTGAAATGCAGCAAGAGTCAGATGGGGTTGTGCATGCCACAGATGATAAGGATACTACAATGCAGCT TTCTGATGGCAGGAGGAACCCTGAGGGTGATAACCTTGAGAATGATAAGAAGCAAGATGCTCTTGTAATAAAACCTCCACCTCATGCTGCTCCGTTCTCTGATGAGTGGTTAGCTGCATTTGAATCTGCTGGGGAG GAAATTCTGACCATGAAAAGTGGAGCTGTACAACATTCACCTCCTGATAAATCTCAACCTGAACCTGGTCCTTGGTCCCCG gtgagaagaaaaaataatcaagaGATCGGACCATTTGACTGTACTAAATATACCAACATCCCACCTTCCAGTTCCCAATAA
- the LOC115988861 gene encoding uncharacterized protein LOC115988861 isoform X2 produces MESDLSLLEISGEDDSLLLELPNDDASKLNSNNYFLCSPLQIHGSKPPRPLRSAIAKGKVGNVDTEKPSPSLQTDGISKENINAKKVEMPKLNMEPQQMKRKKKGGGYNLRKSLAWDRAFFTEEGVLNPSELSMICGSFSKVDGGMLPIIPEEGRESLSGASDGTHNAADLQSLEVDLFKELPTSVKKDGKSGSRLLPKHGSPARDNVAPASAAKRKVLATNDVNRSGSKRGGYPRPVAASSLKRPANVHTTTAETKASKVSKIPVSKLDSSVFSRTTKGATSGANDSRRNQIAQTVNVQRKTRPKASSDSTKIVQNNPKSGPATKSLTAGTSVRQARRKVVISSSEKHSSTNLQHPPVTEANNSSEIIPDTLLPSTSHTPDSHDGGSNKVAVTLPQNACITGGQIQHAQLQKAKPSGLRLPSPSLGFFGQPKASLHSPLQRTSRPYNLPVSNTSNLRKPGATNHIHDLRPPLHPGKIPNVTTIGNTKVLGSSLGCSVPSTVNPASHNMQDEKMKSVSQMNNRQVEVKVPYDNKCYEAIKNQNQLDSILDDVNQQVLESAEPLKTEVIAHREESELQRAYCGQLEKSDDNNNVADVCLRNRDLSGTELENPPSISSLSCVVQDNGVSETKDLIDHQSVEDKPYSLATKNDGAFPGFHSGDVSGSSTTNISKANDDWLSSAHDVREQSELMKPSACEDGKISSESQRLWAKNGSFLKDNGASKEFLKFNCLADVSPKIQGCSEIALRSSHGQSCFVYMEQAKDDAGKDDKMSSNSLVGDAQAQSLEGDTLDATVKSSPSTSTVDSQYFMVVDDVNERIGEQLELCQTVESAILEANGACECKSNSSNTHCLVSSAMQDCSCGVAKTMACQHVEGAPSGSVNNKPVVENYDSSIDTQFRHNVELHGEFRPSEMEMEMDMRGEDHMTGTGCPKSGDFIWNELENPHPECRLSPTVQVNGGSGIDDVIQLEYVEEKKCNLLTKISSATCESQPGDDIGDGHCDTSIVPIDLLSDMHVVNEHFVEQTKLSMLCPVEADYEENQSPETSSLLSAKSQSSEGSMRFNIRTAADNSKVKISGESGYVTGTGCPKSGDFSWNELENPHPECRLSPTVQVNDGSGKDDVIQQEGVEEKKCNLLIKIPSATSESQPGDDIGGSHCDTSIVPIDLLSDTHVVNEHSVEQTKLSMLCPVEADYEENHSLETYHSLLSAKSESSEGSLRFNSRTAADNSKVKSSGGSGYMTGTGCPKSGDFSGNELENPHPACHLSPSVQVSGGFGIDDVTQQEDVEEKKCNLLIKIPSATSESQPGDDIGGCHCDTSIVPIDLLRDMHVVNERSLEQTKLSMPCSVEADYEKNQSPETYHSLLFAKSQSSEGSVRFNSRTDADSLEAKGSGRSGLESPHVDQRSKEVDGFNDMYKESNLVQSSNGKILVGSFNSNVNISAASNQYLMVVDDLNDQSGHPELQNSILIVEQVLLDNNHGLCLNDDFLLANTTSEELKKESAMAGCDVYGSKSESSMLFSEATPALQEDGVDADQRAEHLHMEDAVTGSVNIVPLAENLEYCTDSKFRHDNGLSDQASLKFDSSAKMSTDQISGAVRTYNSKGFCSLSEESGLSILTDQSSESHNVLKSGSLSGEAETEISQICEMQQESDGVVHATDDKDTTMQLRNPEGDNLENDKKQDALVIKPPPHAAPFSDEWLAAFESAGEEILTMKSGAVQHSPPDKSQPEPGPWSPVRRKNNQEIGPFDCTKYTNIPPSSSQ; encoded by the exons AGAAG GTGTTTTGAATCCGTCAGAGCTATCTATGATTTGTGGAAGTTTTAGTAAGGTTGATGGGGGGATGTTGCCAATTATCCCCGAAGAAGGGAGAGAATCGTTGTCTGGTGCATCGGATGGCACCCATAATGCAGCAGATTTGCAATCACTGGAAGTAGATTTATTCAAGGAATTGCCAACTTCTGTGAAGAAAGACGGAAAGAGTGGTTCTCGCTTATTGCCGAAGCATGGTTCACCAGCTAGAGATAATGTGGCCCCAGCTTCTGCG GCCAAGAGAAAGGTTCTTGCAACCAACGATGTAAATAGAAGTGGGTCTAAACGTGGTGGATACCCACGACCAGTGGCTGCATCTTC TCTGAAAAGGCCTGCAAATGTGCACACAACTACAGCCGAAACTAAGGCATCAAAGGTTTCTAAAATACCTGTTTCAAAGCTAGATTCCTCTGTGTTTTCTAGGACTACAAAGGGTGCTACCTCAGGTGCAAATGACTCAAGGCGCAACCAGATTGCTCAAACAG TTAATGTACAGAGGAAGACTAGACCAAAGGCCTCATCAGACAGTACCAAAATTGTACAAAATAATCCAAAATCTGGTCCTGCTACCAAATCTTTAACAGCTGGTACCTCTGTTAGACAAGCTAGACGAAAAGTG GTCATTTCATCATCAGAAAAACATTCATCAACCAATTTGCAGCATCCGCCTGTTACTGAGGCAAATAACAGCTCAGAGATCATACCAGATACATTGCTTCCCTCTACTAGTCATACACCAGACAGCCATGATGGCGGAAGCAACAAAGTTGCAGTTACTCTTCCTCAAAATGCTTGCATAACTGGTGGACAGATACAACATGCACAACTCCAAAAAGCAAAACCATCAGGTTTGCGGTTGCCATCACCATCGCTGGGATTTTTTGGTCAG CCAAAGGCTTCTTTGCATAGCCCATTACAAAGAACTTCTAGACCATACAATCTGCCGGTGTCTAATACTTCTAATTTGAGAAAACCTGGTGCTACAAACCACATTCATGATCTGAGGCCCCCACTTCACCCAGGAAAAATTCCCAATGTGACAACAATTGGAAATACGAAGGTCTTAGGCTCGAGTTTGGGATGCTCAGTTCCATCTACCGTTAACCCTGCTTCACATAATATGCAAGATGAAAAGATGAAATCTGTCTCGCAGATGAATAATAGGCAGGTGGAAGTGAAGGTGCCATATGACAATAAGTGCTATGAAGCAATAAAGAATCAGAATCAGCTTGATAGCATTCTTGATGATGTTAACCAACAAGTTCTAGAAAGTGCAGAACCATTAAAAACTGAAGTGATTGCTCATAGAGAGGAGTCAGAACTACAGAGGGCATACTGTGGACAGTTGGAGAAGTCTGATGACAACAACAATGTCGCAGATGTTTGCCTGAGAAATAGAGATTTGAGTGGGACTGAATTGGAAAATCCTCCTTCAATTTCTTCTCTTAGTTGTGTGGTGCAAGATAATGGTGTTTCTGAGACCAAGGACTTGATTGATCACCAAAGTGTAGAAGACAAACCATATAGTTTGGCAACTAAGAATGATGGTGCCTTTCCAGGGTTTCACTCTGGAGATGTCAGTGGTAGTAGTAcaacaaatatttcaaaagcAAACGATGACTGGTTAAGCAGTGCGCATGATGTCAGGGAACAATCTGAGCTGATGAAGCCTTCCGCCTGTGAAGATGGTAAAATTTCTAGTGAGAGCCAGAGGCTATGGGCAAAAAACGGTAGTTTCCTCAAGGATAATGGAGCTTCTAAAGAGTTTCTGAAATTCAATTGTTTGGCAGATGTCAGCCCAAAAATCCAAGGTTGTAGTGAGATTGCATTGCGAAGCTCTCATGGCCAATCTTGCTTTGTGTACATGGAGCAGGCAAAAGATGATGCTGGTAAAGATGATAAAATGAGTAGTAATTCACTTGTGGGAGATGCACAAGCACAGTCATTAGAGGGTGATACGTTAGATGCTACAGTAAAAAGTAGCCCGAGCACTTCAACAGTGGATAGTCAATATTTCATGGTCGTTGATGATGTAAATGAAAGAATTGGAGAACAACTGGAGCTCTGTCAGACTGTTGAGTCTGCTATACTGGAAGCAAATGGTGCTTGTGAATGTAAATCaaatagttcaaatactcaTTGTCTGGTATCATCTGCAATGCAAGACTGTAGCTGTGGGGTGGCTAAGACCATGGCGTGCCAACATGTCGAGGGTGCTCCATCAGGCTCTGTAAACAACAAGCCAGTGGTTGAAAATTACGACTCTTCTATTGATACACAGTTTAGACATAATGTGGAACTCCACGGTGAATTTAGGCCATCggaaatggaaatggaaatggACATGAGGGGTGAAGATCATATGACTGGTACTGGTTGTCCAAAAAGTGGAGATTTTATTTGGAATGAATTGGAAAACCCTCATCCAGAATGCCGTCTAAGCCCTACAGTGCAAGTTAATGGTGGTTCTGGGATAGATGATGTGATTCAGCTAGAATATGTGGAAGAGAAAAAATGCAATTTGTTAACAAAAATTTCCAGTGCTACCTGTGAGTCACAGCCTGGCGATGACATTGGTGATGGCCATTGCGATACTTCAATAGTGCCCATTGATCTTCTGAGTGATATGCACGTCGTCAATGAACACTTTGTGGAACAAACAAAACTGAGTATGCTTTGCCCTGTTGAAGCTGATTATGAGGAGAATCAGAGTCCGGAAACAAGTAGCCTTTTGTCTGCAAAGAGTCAGTCTTCTGAAGGGTCTATGAGATTCAATATCAGGACTGCTGCTGATAATTCGAAAGTCAAAATCTCTGGTGAAAGTGGATATGTGACTGGTACTGGTTGTCCAAAAAGTGGAGATTTTAGTTGGAATGAATTGGAAAACCCTCATCCAGAATGCCGTCTAAGCCCTACAGTGCAAGTTAATGATGGTTCTGGGAAAGATGATGTGATTCAGCAAGAAGGTGTGGAAGAGAAAAAATgcaatttgttaataaaaattcCCAGTGCCACCTCTGAGTCGCAGCCTGGCGATGACATTGGTGGTAGCCATTGCGATACTTCAATAGTGCCCATTGATCTGCTGAGTGATACGCACGTTGTCAATGAACACTCTGTGGAACAAACAAAACTGAGTATGCTTTGCCCTGTTGAAGCTGATTATGAGGAGAATCATAGTCTGGAAACATATCATAGCCTTTTGTCTGCAAAGAGTGAGTCTTCTGAAGGGTCCCTGAGATTCAATAGCAGGACTGCTGCTGATAATTCAAAAGTCAAAAGTTCTGGTGGAAGTGGATATATGACCGGTACTGGGTGTCCAAAAAGTGGAGATTTTAGTGGGAATGAATTGGAAAACCCTCATCCAGCATGCCATCTAAGCCCTTCAGTGCAAGTTAGTGGTGGTTTTGGAATAGATGATGTGACTCAGCAAGAAGATGTGGAAGAGAAAAAATgcaatttgttaataaaaattcCCAGTGCCACCTCTGAGTCACAGCCTGGCGATGACATTGGTGGTTGCCATTGCGATACTTCAATAGTACCCATTGATCTGTTGAGAGATATGCACGTGGTCAATGAACGCTCTTTGGAACAAACAAAACTGAGTATGCCTTGCTCTGTTGAAGCTGATTATGAGAAGAATCAGAGTCCAGAAACATATCATAGCCTTTTGTTTGCAAAGAGTCAGTCTTCTGAAGGGTCCGTGAGATTCAATAGCAGGACTGATGCTGATAGTTTAGAAGCCAAAGGCTCTGGTAGAAGTGGATTGGAAAGTCCTCATGTTGATCAACGAAGTAAAGAAGTTGATGGATTTAATGACATGTATAAGGAATCAAATTTGGTGCAATCCTCAAATGGTAAAATATTAGTTGGAAGTTTCAACAGTAATGTGAATATTTCGGCTGCGAGTAATCAGTATCTAATGGTGGTTGATGATTTAAATGACCAATCTGGACATCCTGAGCTTCAAAATTCTATCCTCATAGTAGAGCAAGTTTTGCTAGATAATAACCATGGGTTGTGTTTAAATGATGACTTCTTGCTTGCAAACACCACTTCCGAGGAACTTAAGAAGGAAAGTGCTATGGCAGGATGTGATGTTTATGGAAGTAAATCAGAAAGTTCCATGCTGTTTTCTGAGGCAACCCCTGCTTTGCAAGAGGATGGTGTTGATGCAGATCAAAGGGCTGAGCACTTGCACATGGAGGACGCAGTGACGGGTTCTGTTAACATTGTGCCATTGGCTGAAAATCTTGAATATTGTACTGATTCAAAGTTCAGGCATGACAATGGTCTCAGTGATCAAGCATCTCTGAAATTTGATTCTTCTGCAAAAATGAGCACAGATCAAATTTCAGGGGCAGTGAGGACTTATAATTCTAAGGGCTTTTGTTCCTTGAGTGAAGAATCAGGATTATCTATCTTAACTGATCAGTCATCAGAAAGTCACAATGTTTTGAAGAGTGGAAGTTTGTCAGGGGAAGCTGAAACTGAAATCTCTCAGATCTGTGAAATGCAGCAAGAGTCAGATGGGGTTGTGCATGCCACAGATGATAAGGATACTACAATGCAGCT GAGGAACCCTGAGGGTGATAACCTTGAGAATGATAAGAAGCAAGATGCTCTTGTAATAAAACCTCCACCTCATGCTGCTCCGTTCTCTGATGAGTGGTTAGCTGCATTTGAATCTGCTGGGGAG GAAATTCTGACCATGAAAAGTGGAGCTGTACAACATTCACCTCCTGATAAATCTCAACCTGAACCTGGTCCTTGGTCCCCG gtgagaagaaaaaataatcaagaGATCGGACCATTTGACTGTACTAAATATACCAACATCCCACCTTCCAGTTCCCAATAA